One segment of Anaeromicrobium sediminis DNA contains the following:
- the ytvI gene encoding sporulation integral membrane protein YtvI, whose product MEYFNNKVFTSTVKILLALVIGAIFYFFSTTLISCILPFAFALVLSYFIEPIVNFLSNYLKLPRSLSVFIILFIFLIGTFTIILLIGSIIVMELNKLSVNLPLYAENVQYHIINFNTRIHSIYAKLPPNVSQSINNGLYIIIKNLSVVITKAISSFLGIISKIPNFILFLLVTIISTFFISKDKERLEDFFLKKINNNYKVKGLQLKNSLIYAFIGYVKTQLILITVTFLESFIGLFFIGIDYFILIAFLASLVDLLPILGVGSVYIPLSTYYFLMGNTKIGVGILCLYFFIVLVRQFLEPKILGNQMGIYPLVTLISMYIGLKLLGIIGLILGPIIAVLFVNLYKIGSN is encoded by the coding sequence ATGGAATACTTTAACAATAAAGTCTTTACTTCTACAGTTAAAATACTTTTAGCCCTTGTAATAGGCGCAATTTTCTACTTTTTTTCCACCACACTCATTTCATGTATTTTGCCCTTTGCCTTTGCCCTTGTCCTATCCTATTTCATAGAGCCAATTGTAAATTTTTTGTCTAATTATTTAAAACTACCCCGAAGTTTATCAGTTTTTATTATATTGTTTATTTTTTTAATCGGAACTTTTACTATTATTTTGTTAATAGGAAGTATAATCGTAATGGAACTTAATAAATTATCTGTTAATCTACCCCTTTATGCTGAAAATGTGCAATATCACATTATAAATTTTAATACAAGGATTCATAGCATTTATGCCAAATTGCCTCCTAACGTTTCTCAATCTATCAATAATGGATTATACATTATAATTAAAAACTTATCAGTAGTAATCACTAAAGCCATTTCTTCATTTTTAGGAATAATATCTAAAATTCCTAATTTCATACTATTTTTGCTAGTAACCATCATATCAACTTTTTTCATTAGTAAGGATAAAGAAAGACTAGAAGATTTTTTCTTAAAAAAGATTAATAATAATTACAAAGTAAAAGGTCTTCAGTTGAAAAATTCTTTGATCTATGCCTTTATCGGTTATGTAAAAACTCAACTCATATTAATCACTGTTACCTTCTTAGAAAGTTTTATAGGCCTATTTTTCATAGGAATAGATTACTTTATTTTAATAGCCTTTTTAGCATCCTTAGTAGACCTTCTACCCATATTAGGAGTAGGTAGTGTTTATATACCCTTATCCACATATTATTTTTTAATGGGAAATACAAAAATAGGTGTCGGCATCCTTTGTCTATATTTCTTTATAGTTTTAGTAAGACAATTCTTAGAACCCAAAATTTTAGGTAATCAAATGGGTATATACCCTTTAGTTACTTTAATAAGTATGTACATAGGCCTTAAGTTATTAGGTATAATAGGCTTAATTCTAGGCCCTATCATTGCTGTACTTTTTGTGAACTTATATAAAATAGGAAGTAATTAA
- the gltB gene encoding glutamate synthase large subunit, translated as MRRAELPDKQGLYNPHMEKDSCGVGFIANLKGDKSYKILEDSLELLKNLKHRGAVGADERTGDGSGIMLQIPHEFLIEETKKIGIELPEEGKYAVGMVFLPRQPNAKLFCEGVYERVIRDEGQGFIGWREVPINENICGELAVATRPCIMQIFIKSKELSKDEFNKKLLIIRKRVRKIILDSKKNYMENFYTCSLSTRTIVYKGQILGYKLDEFYLDLKDKRMKTGMAIVHERYSTNTFPSWKLAQPFRYLAHNGEINTIRGNINHMNAREGVLKSKTFGEEIEKIFPIIEGGGSDSAALDNALEFFIANNYPIEDVMMMLIPEAWQNDKTMDFGKRGFYEYFARLMEGWDGPATISFTDGRKIGIILDKNGLRPARYIITKDNRIIMASEVGAIKVFDENVERKGRIEPGKILLLDTTEGRVIPDEEIKYKAVRNWSYSKWVNENRVNLHEINKPYEIKKMRIETLLLKQNIFGYTKEEMDKVIKYMIENGREPIGSMAIDIPLAVLSKRHQLLFDYFKQSFAQVTNPPIDPIREKNVMSLTQFIGNHGIYVDEIEIDKNYKYIYLKEPVLDNKCMEDIRHLNDDNFRSITIPITFEIDKPNGLKEALDHLRKRAEESVMEGYNIIILSDRSIGRFNGPIPSLLALGAVHHHLLKKKLRTSTDIIMEVGDARNVMHMALLIGYGAKAINPYMVYDTIRNLVENSSEINKVGNLEEGFKNYINAISKGLLKILSRVGISTLQSYNGAQIFQCVGISENVVDEYFTNTPWVLSGIGLDKIGEDVIKRHTKSYEKFGKDYEELEIGGELSYSSEGEYHMITPLMVKRLRRACIDNDYYTYKGYAKEVNEENEKIGAIRSLFKFKESNAISINEVESVDEIVKRFTVSGMSFGSLSKRAHETIAAAMNKIGGTSNCGEGGEEQDRYHTNLRSAVKQVATARFGVTANYLSNCNEIQIKMAQGAKPGEGGHLPANKVTSHVAKVRNCIGGIDLISPPPHHDIYSIEDLAQLIFDLKNVNTKARIGVKLVSQIGIGTVAAGVAKAFSDVIMISGGDGGTGASPISSMKYVGLPWELGLAEAQQTLLLNDLRSRVVLQVDGKIRTGRDIVIATLLGAEEYGFGTTCLIAMGCIMCRQCHLNKCPVGIATQDEGLAHKFKGKEKHIINYLKFVAQEIREIMAQLGFKKLDNMIGRVDLLEIKNVHMDKIKNLDLTPILYKPELPSRIVGKNIIKQKHKIYEVLDRRIIELSKDAIEDGKKVEGEFNIKNTDRAVGTMLSGVIAKKYGDDGLKEDTIKIMFKGSAGQSFGAFGMKGITFILEGDSNDYVAKGLCGAKVIIKPPRKCRFTPEDNMIAGNTILYGATSGQVFINGIVGQRFAVRNSGATAVVEGVGNHACEYMTGGVVVVLGPIGKNFGAGMSGGIAYILDEKNQVKDKYNDEIVQVKNLNNRDKDKLKELIKCHHDYTKSPKAKCIIDNWETYVEKFKKVVSPVYEKLIEE; from the coding sequence ATGCGAAGAGCTGAATTGCCAGATAAGCAAGGCTTATATAATCCACATATGGAAAAAGATAGTTGTGGAGTAGGATTTATAGCCAACTTAAAGGGAGATAAAAGCTATAAAATATTGGAAGATTCCTTGGAATTATTAAAGAACTTAAAACATAGGGGTGCTGTAGGTGCAGATGAAAGGACTGGAGATGGTTCAGGAATAATGCTTCAAATCCCCCATGAATTCTTAATAGAAGAAACAAAAAAGATTGGGATAGAATTACCAGAGGAAGGGAAATATGCAGTAGGTATGGTATTTTTGCCACGACAACCTAATGCAAAGCTATTTTGTGAGGGAGTATATGAAAGAGTTATAAGGGATGAAGGGCAAGGATTTATTGGATGGAGAGAAGTACCTATTAATGAAAACATATGTGGAGAATTAGCAGTTGCCACTAGACCTTGTATAATGCAGATTTTTATTAAAAGTAAGGAATTATCAAAAGATGAATTTAATAAGAAATTATTGATAATAAGGAAGCGTGTAAGAAAAATAATATTAGATTCTAAGAAAAATTATATGGAAAATTTTTACACATGTAGTTTATCTACTAGGACCATAGTTTATAAGGGGCAAATTTTAGGATATAAACTAGATGAATTTTATTTAGATTTAAAAGATAAGAGAATGAAAACAGGCATGGCCATAGTTCATGAGAGATATAGCACTAACACTTTCCCTTCCTGGAAGTTAGCTCAACCCTTTAGATATTTGGCCCATAATGGTGAGATAAATACTATTAGAGGGAACATAAACCATATGAACGCTAGGGAAGGTGTATTAAAATCAAAAACCTTTGGAGAAGAAATAGAAAAGATTTTTCCAATAATAGAAGGTGGTGGTAGTGATTCTGCTGCCTTGGACAATGCACTGGAATTTTTTATTGCTAATAACTACCCTATTGAAGATGTGATGATGATGTTAATACCAGAAGCATGGCAAAATGATAAAACTATGGACTTTGGAAAAAGGGGTTTTTATGAATATTTTGCAAGATTAATGGAAGGTTGGGATGGGCCTGCTACCATATCCTTTACAGATGGTAGAAAAATAGGAATTATATTAGATAAAAATGGACTAAGACCAGCCAGGTATATAATAACAAAAGACAATCGCATAATTATGGCATCAGAAGTGGGAGCTATAAAAGTATTTGACGAAAATGTAGAAAGAAAAGGAAGGATTGAACCGGGTAAGATATTACTATTGGATACTACTGAGGGGAGAGTCATACCTGATGAGGAAATAAAATATAAGGCAGTGAGAAATTGGTCCTATAGTAAATGGGTAAATGAAAATAGGGTAAACCTACATGAAATTAATAAACCCTATGAAATAAAGAAAATGCGTATAGAAACATTATTGTTAAAACAAAATATATTCGGTTATACGAAGGAGGAAATGGATAAGGTAATAAAATATATGATTGAAAATGGTCGGGAACCTATAGGAAGCATGGCTATAGATATTCCATTAGCTGTATTGTCTAAAAGACATCAATTATTATTTGATTATTTTAAACAGTCCTTTGCCCAGGTAACAAATCCTCCAATAGATCCTATAAGAGAAAAGAACGTAATGTCATTGACCCAGTTTATAGGAAATCATGGGATTTATGTGGATGAAATAGAGATAGATAAGAACTATAAGTATATTTATTTGAAGGAACCAGTATTAGACAATAAATGTATGGAAGATATAAGACATTTAAATGATGATAATTTTAGATCTATAACTATTCCTATAACTTTTGAAATAGATAAACCAAATGGATTAAAAGAGGCCTTAGACCATCTACGGAAAAGAGCAGAAGAAAGTGTTATGGAAGGATACAATATTATCATATTAAGCGATAGATCCATAGGGAGATTTAATGGTCCTATTCCTAGTTTATTAGCATTAGGAGCAGTGCACCATCATTTACTTAAAAAGAAGCTAAGAACGTCTACAGACATAATTATGGAAGTGGGAGATGCTAGGAATGTAATGCATATGGCCCTATTAATAGGATATGGAGCTAAAGCTATTAATCCATATATGGTATATGATACCATAAGAAATTTAGTTGAAAATAGCAGTGAAATTAATAAGGTAGGTAATCTAGAGGAAGGATTTAAAAATTACATTAATGCCATATCAAAGGGATTACTAAAGATATTATCAAGGGTTGGTATATCTACATTACAAAGTTATAATGGAGCTCAGATATTCCAGTGTGTAGGTATTAGTGAAAATGTAGTAGACGAATATTTTACTAATACACCATGGGTCTTATCAGGCATAGGCCTAGATAAAATAGGAGAGGATGTAATAAAGAGACATACCAAATCCTATGAAAAGTTTGGAAAGGATTATGAGGAGTTAGAAATAGGAGGGGAATTATCCTATTCTTCAGAGGGTGAATATCATATGATCACTCCCCTAATGGTAAAAAGGTTGAGAAGAGCCTGTATAGATAATGATTACTACACATATAAAGGATATGCTAAAGAAGTTAATGAGGAAAATGAAAAAATTGGAGCTATTCGTTCTTTATTTAAGTTTAAAGAAAGTAATGCCATTTCTATTAATGAAGTTGAAAGTGTAGATGAGATAGTGAAAAGATTTACCGTATCAGGTATGTCCTTTGGATCTTTGAGCAAAAGAGCCCATGAGACTATAGCAGCAGCCATGAATAAAATAGGAGGTACTAGTAATTGTGGAGAAGGTGGAGAAGAACAGGATAGGTATCATACTAATTTAAGAAGTGCTGTTAAACAAGTGGCAACGGCTAGGTTTGGAGTAACAGCCAACTATCTTTCTAATTGTAATGAAATTCAAATTAAAATGGCACAGGGGGCAAAGCCTGGAGAAGGAGGCCATCTTCCTGCAAATAAGGTAACTTCTCATGTGGCCAAGGTACGTAATTGCATAGGTGGAATTGATTTAATATCTCCTCCGCCCCATCATGATATATATTCCATAGAGGACTTAGCCCAATTAATATTTGATTTGAAGAATGTAAATACAAAAGCACGTATAGGAGTAAAATTAGTATCTCAAATAGGAATAGGTACTGTGGCGGCAGGTGTTGCTAAAGCCTTTTCAGATGTAATAATGATAAGTGGAGGAGATGGGGGAACGGGAGCTTCACCTATAAGTTCTATGAAATATGTGGGCCTTCCATGGGAGTTAGGACTGGCAGAAGCTCAACAGACGTTACTATTAAATGATTTAAGGAGTAGAGTAGTTCTTCAAGTGGATGGAAAGATTAGAACTGGAAGGGATATAGTAATAGCTACCCTTCTAGGAGCAGAGGAATATGGATTTGGAACTACTTGTCTTATAGCCATGGGATGTATAATGTGCAGACAATGTCATTTAAACAAATGTCCAGTGGGAATTGCCACCCAAGACGAAGGATTGGCACATAAATTTAAAGGGAAAGAAAAGCATATAATTAATTATTTAAAATTTGTAGCTCAAGAGATTAGGGAGATAATGGCTCAGTTAGGATTTAAAAAATTAGATAATATGATTGGGCGAGTGGATTTATTAGAAATAAAAAATGTTCACATGGATAAAATAAAGAATTTAGATTTAACACCAATACTATATAAGCCGGAACTTCCTTCTAGGATTGTAGGAAAGAATATAATAAAACAAAAACACAAGATATATGAAGTTTTAGATAGAAGGATAATAGAATTATCAAAGGATGCCATAGAAGATGGTAAAAAGGTTGAAGGTGAATTTAATATTAAGAATACGGATAGGGCTGTAGGAACTATGCTAAGTGGTGTTATCGCAAAAAAATATGGAGATGATGGACTAAAAGAGGATACTATTAAAATTATGTTTAAAGGGTCAGCAGGTCAAAGTTTTGGAGCATTTGGTATGAAGGGAATTACTTTCATATTAGAAGGAGATTCTAATGATTATGTGGCAAAGGGATTATGTGGTGCAAAAGTTATTATTAAACCTCCAAGGAAATGTAGATTTACTCCAGAGGATAATATGATTGCAGGTAATACCATATTATATGGAGCCACATCAGGTCAGGTGTTTATAAACGGTATAGTAGGTCAAAGATTTGCTGTTAGAAATAGTGGAGCTACAGCTGTAGTTGAAGGAGTAGGCAATCATGCTTGTGAGTATATGACTGGAGGAGTAGTGGTTGTATTAGGTCCTATAGGTAAGAATTTTGGTGCTGGTATGAGTGGTGGTATAGCTTACATTTTAGATGAAAAGAATCAGGTGAAAGATAAGTATAATGATGAAATAGTACAGGTTAAAAATTTAAATAATAGGGATAAGGATAAATTAAAAGAGCTAATAAAATGTCACCATGATTATACAAAGAGTCCTAAGGCAAAGTGTATTATAGATAATTGGGAAACTTATGTAGAAAAATTTAAGAAGGTAGTATCTCCAGTATACGAAAAACTAATAGAAGAATAA